The Deltaproteobacteria bacterium region GCGGAAGGCCGTTGGATTGCTGCCATGGGCCATACAGAGCATGTTGTAGAACCGCTGCGAATCGAGCCCGTGAACGTCGGAGAAGTCGGTTTCGTCGGGCATGCGGCCCGCGGCGTCGTGCAAGTACATCCAGGCGGCGCCGACCAGCACGCGGCGGGCGACTCCCTCTCCGGCCCGGAGCAGCATGAAGGCAGCCAACTGGTCTGCAGCGTCCTCTTCCCGGCCCAGGATGGGGACCCTGAGCCGATCGAATAGCGCGTGGGAGATCTCGTGAAGCAGAACGAAGACGACGGCTCCGTCCCGGGCGAGGTCGGACGGGATGCCGTGGATCGGGGCATCGTGCTCCGGGTTCTTTGGCGGTTCGTAGCTGCCGTGGAACATCGACCGGACGGGCGAGGGCACTGTCGCGGTTGCCGGCAGCCCGGTGCCGGCGACGGCGACACCTGTCGCCAGCAACGAGGCGATCATGACGGAGATTCCGAGTCCGGGCCTCACCATGGCCCGGTACTGCACGCACCGCGCCAAGATCGGCACGCCATGACGCACTGCGGCCCATCGCGCAGTGCGCTGCGGTTGACTGTGATCGCGCGGTCCCTTAAGTGTCCGGTTCGGCTCGGACCGGCGCTGTACGGTTTGGGCGGCGCCGGAGTGATGAACTCCCCCGCAGCAACCCCGAAGGTCCATGCCTCACATCGACTTCGCAGTCGGCATCGGCGGAGCCGCCGGCCAAGGCGTCGCGACGCCCGGCAACATCCTAGCGAAGCTGTTCGCCCGCCGCGGCCTCCACGTCAACGCCTACAACGCGTACCAGTCCATCATCCGCGGCGGACACACCTTCCTCACCATCCGCACCAGCGAGAGGCCAGTGCGCTGCTTGGGCGACGACCTCGCCATGCTCATTCCTCTCAACCAGGACACGATGGACCGGCACCTCGAGCGGATGCGCGCCGGCTCGGCCGTGCTGTACGACGGCGATCGCGTCAAGCCGGGCGCTGCGGCAGAGGGTGTCCAGCTCTGTCCGTTGCCGCTCGCGCAGCTCGCGAGGAACCTCCTTTATTACAACACCGCGGCGGTCGCTGCCGTCCTTCGGCTCGTCGGCGTCGAGCTGAAGCCGTTCGAGGAGATGCTCGCCCAGCAGTTCGAGCGGAAGGGCGACGCGGTGGTGGCGGAAAACGTCACCGCCGCGCGCGCCGGCTACGACTATGCAGGTGCGCACTTCAAGCCCTACGCCTTCTCGCTTCCGGACACCGGCAAGCGTCTGGCTGTCGCCACCGGCAACGAGAGCCTGGCGATGGGCGGCGTCGCTGCCGGCGTGAAGTTCTATTGCGCTTATCCGATGAGCCCCTCGACCGGCGTCCTGATGTGGATGGCGCGGCATGCGCGCCAGCTCGGCATCATGGTGCGGCAGGTCGAGGACGAGCTCGGCGTGATCAACATGGCCATCGGCGCCGCGCACACCGGATGCCGCGCGATGTGCGCCACTTCCGGCGGCGGATTCGCGCTCATGACGGAGGCGCTCGGAGCGGCGGCGATGATGGAGATCCCGGTCGTCTGCATCAACGTGCAGCGCGCCGGACCCGCGACCGGCGTTCCCACGAAGACCGAACAAGGCGACCTCTGGCAGGTGCTCGGCGCTGGGCAGGGCGATTATCCCCGCATCATCGCCGCGCCCACCAGCATCCGCGACTGCTTCCACCTCGTACCGGAGCTCTTCAACCTCGCCGACAAGTTCCAGTGCCCCGGCATCGTGCTCGCCGATCTGCTCGAGTCTGAAGGATCCTCCACCTTCGAGCCCGGGGAGCTCGATTTCAACCCTCCGCGCGACCGCGGAGAAGTGATCGGCCTGAACGGCGAGGTGCCGGAGGTCGACGGCGGGTACAAGCGTTACAGGATGACCGGGAGCGGCATCTCGCCGCGCGCGGTGCCGGGGACACCGGGGCACGCTCACGTCGTGGCCACCGACGAGCACGACGAAGACGGCGTGCTCATCAGCGACGAATTCACCGACCCGCACAAGCGGCAGGCGATCATGGAGCGGCGCGGCCGCAAGATGGACGGCGTCCTGCCGCTGCTCGCGCCACCGCGCTTCACTGGACCGGGTGACGCCGAGGTGACACTGGTCGGATGGGGATCCACGGAAGGGGTCATCGACGAAGCCGTCGAGCAGCTCGCCGAGCGCCGCATCGTCGCGAACCATCTGCAGATCCGCTGGCTGGTGCCGCTGCAGACGGAAGCGATCGCGCGCGCTCTCTCCGGCGCGCGCAATCTCGTCGTCGTGGAGAACAATTACAGCGGCCAGTTCGCGCGCTACTTGCGCGCGGAGACCGGCATCGCGGCCGACGCATCCATCCGCAAGTACGACGGCGAGCCGTTCCTGCCCCACCACGTGGTGAACGGCGTGGAGAAGATCCTCGCCGGTGTGACGACGAAGTACGTGCCGGTTCACGAAATCCGGGTCTGAGGAGAATCGCCATGGGCGAGATGCAGATCGAGTCGAGAACGACCCAGCTTGGCAAGCAGCGGCGACCGGCGCTCACCGTCAAGGACTTCAAGGGAAAGGCCGACCCCGACTGGTGCCCGGGCTGTGGAGACTTCGGCGTCCTGAACGCGCTGAAGACGGCCGTCGCCGAGTTGGGACTCCTGCCGCACGAAGTCCTGACCATCAGCGGAATCGGCTGCTCCTCCAACCTGCCCGGCTACATCAACACTTACGGCATGCACACCCTGCATGGCCGCGCGCTGGCGGTTGCGACCGGAGCGCAGCTTGGGAACCACGACCTTAAGATCCTCGTCACCGGCGGAGACGGCGACGGGTTCGGGATCGGCGGCAATCACTTCGTCCACGTCATGCGCCGCAACGTCGATCTCACCTACATCGTCATGGACAACCAGATCTACGGCCTCACCACCGGGCAGGTTTCGCCGACCAGCCGCAAGGGAATGAAGACCAAGAGCACCCCATTCGGCAGCGTGGAAAACGCGGTCAATCCCATCCCGATGGCGATCGTGTGCGGCGCGACCTACGTCGCGCGCGGATTCTCCGGGCAGCAGAAGCAGCTGGTCGCGCTGATCAAAGGCGCAATCGAGCATCGCGGATTCGCGTTCGTCGACGTCTTCAGCCCCTGCGTGACCTACAACCACGACAACACGCACGAGTTCTTCAAGCAGCGCACCAGGAAGCTGGAGGAGATGGGGCACGATCCCGCGGATCGGCGCGCCGCCATCGAGAAGGGCGGCGAATGGGGCGAGACCATTCCCATCGGACTCTTCTACAAGAACGACGACGTGCCCTCGCTGGACGAGCTGGAGCCGGTGCTGACCGAGGGCGGCGCGCTCGCCCACCGGCCGCTGGAGGTCTCGAGCGAAAACGCGCGCGCGCTCGTCGAAGAGTTATTGTGAACGCCGAGATCCGAAGATCCGGGCCTCGATACGCGAGTCGGACCGATTACGGACGGACCTGGATGTTGCCGACCAGGTTCGGGAACAGCGGCGGCGCGGGAATGTGCCCCGATTCGCAGTGCTGCAGGACGACGGCTTCCGTCGCAATAAACAGATTCGATGCGAGATCAGGAGGGTCGTTTCCCTCGCCGTTGTCCACGACCGTGAAGTAGGCAAACGGTGAAGTTCCTTCCGGCAGGCCACGCGCGTGATCCCCGACCAGTCCGACCCGCGCGAGGTTCCCCTCGATCTCGAGGCAGATGACGGTGCCGTGCGCGTCGATCACCGTGCCGTCCGGGCGGTGGCTCTGATACTGCACTTCGCCTTGGATGATGGTTTCGCCGGTCGCCGGATGTACGCGCTTGATAGCGCTAAACGAATAGCGGTTGTCGGCTCCCTGACGTCCGATGAACTCGACATGCCCGGTCGCGGACTGCATGTCGGCGCCGCCAGTCTCCAAGGCGGTGACGTCCACGGACCGTAAGCCGTAATCCGTCCGATCCTGCTTGCCGCAGCCAACGCCTCAATCGCCGAAATAGCCGCAGCCCGAAGTTGACTCACGCGAAATCAACGAACTGCGTTGCGCTGGGGATCAGGTGACACGATACGCAACTCAGCGTGCCAACCCACTCCGGCCCGGAAGTCGTGTGGGCGCTGCGTCTCTGATTGAGCGTTGCGACGTTGCAACGCGTGTTACCTTCCGGCCCATGAACGCGGAGGGTCGGTTCGGGCCGCTGGTGGCCGAGTTGAAGCGGCGGCGAGTATTTCGCGCGCTGATCGGCTACGGCATCGTCGGGTTCGCCGTGCTGCAGATCATCGAGCCCGTCATGCACGGGCTGCATTGGCCCGACGCGGTGCTCTCTTACGTCGTGGTCGCGCTGGCCATCGGCTTTCCCGTCGTGCTCATGCTGGCATGGATCTTCGACGTCAACGAGGGGCGCATCGAGCGCACCGCGGGCAAGCCGCTTCGGACCGGGATGGCGATCGCGCTCGCTGGCATCGGCCTGCTCATCGCGGCGCCTGGCGCGGTGTACTACCTCATCATGCGAAAGGCAGCGCCGGTACAGGCGCCGCCGGGGCCTTCGGTGGCCGTGCTCCCGCTCGTCAATCTCAGCTCCGACAAGGAGCAGGAGTACTTCTCCGACGGACTCAGCGAGGAGCTGCTCAATCTTCTCGCGAAGGTGCCCGGCCTCCACGTCGCCGCGCGGACATCGACGTTCGCGTTCAAGGGGAAGAACGAGGACGTGGCCACCATCGCGGAGAAGCTGCACGTCGCGACTGTCCTCGAGGGCAGCGTGCGCAAGTCAGGCGATCAGATCCGCATCACCACCCAGCTCGTCAATGCGTCCGACGGCTACCATCTCTGGTCGGAAACGTACGACCGGACGCTGACCGACGTCTTCGCCGTGCAGGACGACATCGCCCGGGCAGTGGTCGACGCGCTCAAGCTCAAATTGCTGGAGGCGCCCACCTCGAAGGACCGCCGCACCGCCAGCACCGAGGCGTACAACGAGTACCTGCTCGGGCAGCAATTCTTCCGCCGCAACAACGTGGAAGGCTTCCGGCGCGCGAAGCAGTCGTATGAGAAGGCGGTCGCGCTCGATCCAGGCTATGCGCCCGCCTGGGCGGCGCTTGCGCTGGCTACGTTCTGGGTCGCGGACAGCGCGGATACTCTCACCGCCGTGACGGCGGGCCAGGAGCGGGCGGTTGAGGCTGCGGACAAGGCCATCGCGCTCGGCGGGAACCTCCCGGACGGATATCTGGCGCGCGGCTTCGTCCGCGTCCCCATCCAGTGGGACTTCGAGGGCGCACGCGCCGATCTGCAACGCGCGCTTTCGCTGAAGCCCGACGACCCGGACGTGCTGAGCACCTACGCCCAGGTCGTTCTTCGGCCGCTGGGGCGGTTTCCGGAAGCGATCGCGGCGCTGCGCAAGGCCGCCGAGCTGGATCCGCTCAATGCCCGAGTATGGGGCGTTCTGGGCAGCACGCTCAGCGCTGGCGGCGACTTCGGAGCGGCGCGCGACGCGCTCAACCGGTCGCTGGAGATCAGTCCCGACCAGTCGTTCACCTCGTTCCACCTCGGCACGACGTTCCTGCTGGAAGGCCAGCCCGCAGCGGCGATGGCGATCTACCCGCGCTCCACCAATGAGATCTTCCGCCTGGCGGGCATCGCCATGGCCGAGCATTCACTCAATCATCCTCGCGAGTCACAGCGCGCCCTCGAGGAAATGATCTCCCGATTCGGGCACGCCGGCGCGTACCAGATCGCGCAGGTGTACGGCTGGCGGGGAGAGAAGGATCGCGCGCTGGAGTGGCTGGAGCGGGCGCGGGTCCAGCGCGACGGAGGGTTCGTCAACGTCAAGATCGATCCGCTCCTGCGCGGCCTGCGCGGCGATCCGCGGTACACCGCGCTTCTCGTCCGGACGCATATGCCGCTGGACTGAAGGGCCGCCGCGCTCCGGCGTTGACGGCGTTGCGCGCAGACCCGTAGAGTCAGGGTCAGATGGCATCCGTTCTCTAGTTCGGGACCGCTAGACGAGCCTCTGCTCGAGCCGCCGGCTGGCGTGTGCCTGCGCGGTCCCAATTGTCCATCCCATTCCACGTACAACTCCAGACTCGCACCGCGCGAGGCGACGATGACTCAGGAAAGGACGACCATACTGTTCTTCGAGTTGTTCAGTGGGCTGCCCCGTCAGGGACCTGGGGACGCAGCAAGTACGCTCAGAGCCCTCGCGCTCGTGCCAGGCATCGGACCGGAGAGCCACGTCCTCGACCTCGGCTGCGGAACCGGTCTGCAGACCCGAGTGCTGGCCCAGAACTCACCGGCGCGTTTCGTTGCCGTCGACAATCACCCGCCGTTTGTCGACCTTCTGAATCGCGAGGCGCAGCGCCTCGGAATCGCGGACCGGCTCGAAGCCCGTGTTGGAGACATGGAACGGCTGGACTTCGCGCCCGGTTCGTTCGACCTCATCTGGTGCGAGGGCGCCATCTCGATCATGGGCGTGGAGGCCGCCCTCCGCGATTGGCGCCGGCTGCTCGTCCCTGGGGGACACATGGCCGTGACCGAGGTGTGCTGGAGGAAGGCTCACCCGCCGCCAGAGTGCGCGGCCTTCTGGGCGAGGGAGTATCCCGCGATCCGCGACGTCCCGACGCTCCTCGCCGTCATCGAGAAATGCGGCTATGAGACGGTGAACCACTTCACGTTGCCGCCGTCGTCGTGGTGGGACGACTACTACCGTCCACTCCAACAGAACGTGACGGAATTCCGCAACCGTCACCGCGAAGAAGCAGACGCGCAGCAGCTGGCGGACGATGTCCAGCGTGAGGTCGACGTCTGGCACGCCTACGCGGAGTTCTACGGCTATGAATTCTTCGTGATGCGAACCCGTTGACCAAGCCGGCCCGGGGACGCCAACGTCCCCGGGCCGATCCAGTACCTATCGGCTCAGAGGCTGCCGAACTCGCAACCAATGCCGGCGGTCATCATGAACGCATCGCCGAAGTTTCCGACGTCCTGCGTATGGATGCTCACGCGAGCGTTCCAGCGGTCCTGCTGGAACCCAATTCCGGCGCCGAGACCGAACTTCAGGTCGGTCGAGGAGGTGGCCGCGCCCCGGGCTGGAGTGAGGCTGCTCATGAGAATGAACGTGCCTGCCTCGAACGTACCGAAGAGGCCCGCGCGCGCGGACCCGAGGTAGTACTTGGTGCCGAGGAGGATCGGCAGCGCGTGCACGTGGGAGCTGCCGGTGCCGACGTCGCGGTTGGAATGCAATTCAACCCCGGCGCGCAACGTTGCGCTCAGCGTGTCGAGCATCGTGAGCTCGGCCGTGAGCGCGCCGCCGCCGCCGACGCTGCTGGCATCGGCATAGTTCCCTAGCGGGACGCCAATCTCGGTATCGAGGCCGAACGAGAGGTTGTGGCCTCGAAGGAAGTGCGCACGCGTCCTCTCAGCGTGCGCCGCGCCGGAAACGCAGAGAAGAAGACATGCGATGCGGACAATTGCTTTCTTCATGTTTTTCCTCGGAGCGCACCTGCGCTCGTCCAGTCGGTCGAGCTTTTTCGAGCGTAGGGGACGGGCAGAGGCGAAACAAGTTTACGAACCTGCGTGAAGGTCGCTGGGGCTCAGCGCTCCTGCGCGGCCCGATTACTGTCGAATTACAGCACCCAATGCGGGCTGCGCCGCTCGATCAGCGGCTGTGGGGTAGCGGACGCAACCACATCGCTCGCAGCGACCGGTGCGTGCTACGCGTCGAAGTCGCTGCCCGAGGCCGACCATGTCCGCGGAGGATCCTAGCGTGCCACGCCGGCCGATCGCTCTCGCACTGGTGGCGGCCTGTGGTAGCGCTGGGCAGTCAGAGACGACGTGCCCGATCCCCGCGTCGGTCACCGCGCCGGCGTTTGTCCGGGATGTCCTTCCCGCGCTCCAGCAGAGCTGTGGCTCGCGGACCAGCACCTGCCACGGCGGCAATGCACCCACCGGCCACGTGGCCTGGTCGACCGACGCGCCTCGCACCTCGCGCGACGTCTACGATGACCTCACCATCCCGCCGCCGTCGAACGCGCCGGCGTCCTTTCCGCATCGGATCACACCCGGCGACCCGGCCCATTCGTGGCTGCTGGAAAAGATCACGAAGGATCAGCCCGGCGGCTCCGGGTACGGCGCCCGCATGCCGTATGGGCTCCCAGACCTTTGCCCACCCACCGTGACGACGATCACCGCGTGGATCGACCAGGGCGCGTCCTACTGAGCGGAGAGGATCCCGATGGCTGATCTCACACCGATCGCGAGCTGGACGGCTGCCGACGTGCAGCACTTCGCCCGCCGGGCGGGCTTCGGCCTCTCCCCGGAGGCCGCCGCGCAGTTCGCGGCGCAGGCGCCCGCCGCCGCCATCGATGCATGGCTGGATGGGACGGGATTGGACGTGACCCTCTTCGCCAACGTTCTGGCGACGCGCGCCGACCCCGTGGCGGAGCCGGCCCGCAGCGCCAGCACCACGCCAGGCTCCGTGAACGTCCCCAACGAGCCCGGGCCGCATCCGTACCGGGTGGATCCGGCGAACGCCTGGCGCAACAACTTCAGCCGGTCGCAGGCGTATCTCGCCTTCCGCATGCAGTACGCGCCCTACGCGTTCGGGGAGCGGATGGCGCTCTTCTGGCACAACCTCTTCGCCACCGGCTGGCACAAGGTGAACAACGCGGCGCTGATGCTGCAGCAGTACGACGTGTTGCGCGCCCATAGCCTCGATCGCTTCGACGATCTCCTCGTGCTCGTGTCGAAGGATCCGGCGATGGCGATCTGGCTCGACTCCGTCCAGAACAACGCCTCCGGCAGCAGCGTACCGAACGAGAACTACGCCCGCGAGGTCATGGAGCTCTACAGCCTCGGGGCCGACAACGGCTACAGCCAGAGCGACATCACCCAGCTCGCCAAGGCTCTCTCCGGCTGGAGCTTCACGGTGCCGACCTCCAGCGCCATCGTGGACCCTACCGATCCGTCGAGCACCACCGTGGGGAGCGGCACCTTTCGTGTGTACGACGGCAGCGCGAATCCCGACCCGTACATCTGGAACCTGGCGAAGCGGACCACGCTCCCGACGATGCATGGGAGCGGCTCCATCACATTCCTCGACAGGACTTTTGACGTCGGCACGCCGCCCGCGGGCATGGCCCCTGGCGAGGATGCGCTGCGGTCCATCGTCACCAGCCGGGACGCGCAGTGCGCCGCCTATCTGGCGAAGCGTCTGCTCGTGCACTTCGTGACCGCGCGCTTCACCTCGACCGACCTCTCCGACGTGGCCTCGATGATCCAGTCGAACCAGTTCGACGTCCGGGCGGTGATGAAGACGCTGCTCAAGTCGCGCTGGTTCTTCGATCCGTCGAACCGATTCGCTTTGGTGGAAGGCCCGGTGTCCTGGTCCATCCGCGCCGCCCGCGCGCTGGGGTACGACCTCGCCGCCGCCGACGCCCTCTCACCAAAGGGGTTCCCGGCCTGGGCGCTGGTCGTGAGCGGCTTCGACCAGGCGGGGATGAAGCTCCTCGATCCCAATGGGCCGAATGGCTGGAGCGAGGACGACGCCTGGCTGAACAGCGGAACCATCCGCTACCGGACGCGCATTGCAGCGGCCGTGGCGCTCGCGGAACAATCGAGTACGGGCACCCCCTCGGTCACGTACCGGCTCTTCCCCAGCGACATCTCGCAATGGTTTCCATCGGCGCCGGCGACGCCCCAGGCGGTCCTTGACCGTCTCGTCGCCCTGCTCCAGCCCGCCCCCTTCCCCGCCGCGCTCGGCGACGCGTGGCTCCAGGCCCTGTGGCCCTCGGCGTTCACCTGGGACCCGGCGAGCGCGGACACGCAGGCGCGAACGCGACAGCTCGCCTATCTCGTCCTCTGTTCACCCGCAGGGCAGCTCTACTAACGGAGACCGCGATGACCATCACGCGACGCAGGTTCCTCCAGGGCGTAGGCGCGACCGGCGTTCTCGCTGCCGTGGGCTGCAAGCCCAGCGCGCCTGGTGTCCAGCCGGTGCCCCCGATCGCCATCCCGACCAAGCCCATCCTGGTGGTGGTCGACATCGATGGCGGCAACGATTGGCTCAACATGATGCCGCCGCTCTCCGGCAACGACCGCTCCGTCTACCAATCGAAGCGCCCCAGCCTGGCAGTCCCGATCGATCACCTCTCCGGCCTCGCGAACGGCGCGGGGCTCAACGCGGACTTCGCCGGCATGGCCGAGCTGGACGCCCTGGGGAGGGTCGCGTGGATCCCGGGCATCGGCATGAACAACCCGAACCTTTCGCACTTCGTCTCCATCGATCTCTGGGGACAAGGCGCCGCGCAGCCCACCGGCACCGGATGGCTGGGGCGGTTCGCAGACGGCGCATTCGACACGCGCGGCGACGTGCTCCGCGGGCTCACCGTCACCTCCGACCGCCCGATCATGCTGCGCGGCACGTCGCGGAGCTTCGTCTCCATCACAAGCGCGAGCGGCTTCGTCTATCCGTCGTGGCTCCGCTCCGGTCGCATCGGTTCGCCCTATGCTCCACAGCTTCTCGAGGACGGCTTCGCCGCGGCGGTGACCTCCACCACCACTGATGCAGCTTCCGGCCCTGACTACGCCGTGGCGGCGGTCTCCGGAAAGCTGTTCCTCGATGCGCAGAACGGATTCGGAACGAACGGAAACCTGCCGGCGCGGGCTCCGTCCGTCCCGTATCCCGGCGACGCGGACTACACCCTCAAGCGCCTCGACGGCGGCAACCTCTCTTCCTCACTCTCCAACCAGTTCAAACTGATCGCGCAGATGCTGGCCGCGGGACTGCCCACCGAGGTGTTCTTCACGCGCCTGGGAGGCTGGGACACGCACAGCAACCAGGCCGTCGATCACCCGAACCTGATGCGCGCGCTGGGCGGATCGATCCGCGCCTTCTACGACGATCTCGCGAGCGTCCAGACTGCCGACGGCAACGCCCAGGAGCGCGTGATGATCCTCGCCTGGAGTGAATTCGGACGGCGCGTGGCGGAGAACAAGGGGGGCACGGACCACGGGACCGCGGGCCTCTCCTTCTGCGTCGGACGGGCGGTGCGCGGCGGCTTCTACGGGGACTATCCAGATCTCTCGACCCTCGATCGCAACGGGAACATGAAGTACACGGTCGACTTCAGGAGCCTCTACGCCACCGTCCTCGAACGGTGGCTCGGACAGGATTCCGCGGCGACGGACACCATGCTCGGCGCCACATATCCGCGACTCGGATTCCTCTAGAGATTCGCGCGCGCGCGGGTTCCGGAAGACGCGCAAAGCGTGTAGCATCCCCGCGCTCGATGGACGGGGGAAACGATCATGAATCGACGAAGACTCACGATGGCGGTAGCCGGCGCAGCAGCGGCGCTCGTCGGTGCCTGGACAAGCGGCTCGCTGAAGGCGCAGCAGCCCGGCTTCAAGAGGGTTGAGCTGCAGCGGCACGACCTGGGCGTTCCGGGACGCGAAGCGGTGCAGGTCCGTGCTGAATTCGAGCCAGGCGCGTCGATCGGCAAGCACACGCATCCCGGCGAAGA contains the following coding sequences:
- a CDS encoding 2-oxoacid:acceptor oxidoreductase subunit alpha, yielding MPHIDFAVGIGGAAGQGVATPGNILAKLFARRGLHVNAYNAYQSIIRGGHTFLTIRTSERPVRCLGDDLAMLIPLNQDTMDRHLERMRAGSAVLYDGDRVKPGAAAEGVQLCPLPLAQLARNLLYYNTAAVAAVLRLVGVELKPFEEMLAQQFERKGDAVVAENVTAARAGYDYAGAHFKPYAFSLPDTGKRLAVATGNESLAMGGVAAGVKFYCAYPMSPSTGVLMWMARHARQLGIMVRQVEDELGVINMAIGAAHTGCRAMCATSGGGFALMTEALGAAAMMEIPVVCINVQRAGPATGVPTKTEQGDLWQVLGAGQGDYPRIIAAPTSIRDCFHLVPELFNLADKFQCPGIVLADLLESEGSSTFEPGELDFNPPRDRGEVIGLNGEVPEVDGGYKRYRMTGSGISPRAVPGTPGHAHVVATDEHDEDGVLISDEFTDPHKRQAIMERRGRKMDGVLPLLAPPRFTGPGDAEVTLVGWGSTEGVIDEAVEQLAERRIVANHLQIRWLVPLQTEAIARALSGARNLVVVENNYSGQFARYLRAETGIAADASIRKYDGEPFLPHHVVNGVEKILAGVTTKYVPVHEIRV
- a CDS encoding DUF1800 domain-containing protein, coding for MADLTPIASWTAADVQHFARRAGFGLSPEAAAQFAAQAPAAAIDAWLDGTGLDVTLFANVLATRADPVAEPARSASTTPGSVNVPNEPGPHPYRVDPANAWRNNFSRSQAYLAFRMQYAPYAFGERMALFWHNLFATGWHKVNNAALMLQQYDVLRAHSLDRFDDLLVLVSKDPAMAIWLDSVQNNASGSSVPNENYAREVMELYSLGADNGYSQSDITQLAKALSGWSFTVPTSSAIVDPTDPSSTTVGSGTFRVYDGSANPDPYIWNLAKRTTLPTMHGSGSITFLDRTFDVGTPPAGMAPGEDALRSIVTSRDAQCAAYLAKRLLVHFVTARFTSTDLSDVASMIQSNQFDVRAVMKTLLKSRWFFDPSNRFALVEGPVSWSIRAARALGYDLAAADALSPKGFPAWALVVSGFDQAGMKLLDPNGPNGWSEDDAWLNSGTIRYRTRIAAAVALAEQSSTGTPSVTYRLFPSDISQWFPSAPATPQAVLDRLVALLQPAPFPAALGDAWLQALWPSAFTWDPASADTQARTRQLAYLVLCSPAGQLY
- a CDS encoding DUF1501 domain-containing protein → MTITRRRFLQGVGATGVLAAVGCKPSAPGVQPVPPIAIPTKPILVVVDIDGGNDWLNMMPPLSGNDRSVYQSKRPSLAVPIDHLSGLANGAGLNADFAGMAELDALGRVAWIPGIGMNNPNLSHFVSIDLWGQGAAQPTGTGWLGRFADGAFDTRGDVLRGLTVTSDRPIMLRGTSRSFVSITSASGFVYPSWLRSGRIGSPYAPQLLEDGFAAAVTSTTTDAASGPDYAVAAVSGKLFLDAQNGFGTNGNLPARAPSVPYPGDADYTLKRLDGGNLSSSLSNQFKLIAQMLAAGLPTEVFFTRLGGWDTHSNQAVDHPNLMRALGGSIRAFYDDLASVQTADGNAQERVMILAWSEFGRRVAENKGGTDHGTAGLSFCVGRAVRGGFYGDYPDLSTLDRNGNMKYTVDFRSLYATVLERWLGQDSAATDTMLGATYPRLGFL
- a CDS encoding methyltransferase domain-containing protein; this encodes MCLRGPNCPSHSTYNSRLAPREATMTQERTTILFFELFSGLPRQGPGDAASTLRALALVPGIGPESHVLDLGCGTGLQTRVLAQNSPARFVAVDNHPPFVDLLNREAQRLGIADRLEARVGDMERLDFAPGSFDLIWCEGAISIMGVEAALRDWRRLLVPGGHMAVTEVCWRKAHPPPECAAFWAREYPAIRDVPTLLAVIEKCGYETVNHFTLPPSSWWDDYYRPLQQNVTEFRNRHREEADAQQLADDVQREVDVWHAYAEFYGYEFFVMRTR
- a CDS encoding tetratricopeptide repeat protein, producing MNAEGRFGPLVAELKRRRVFRALIGYGIVGFAVLQIIEPVMHGLHWPDAVLSYVVVALAIGFPVVLMLAWIFDVNEGRIERTAGKPLRTGMAIALAGIGLLIAAPGAVYYLIMRKAAPVQAPPGPSVAVLPLVNLSSDKEQEYFSDGLSEELLNLLAKVPGLHVAARTSTFAFKGKNEDVATIAEKLHVATVLEGSVRKSGDQIRITTQLVNASDGYHLWSETYDRTLTDVFAVQDDIARAVVDALKLKLLEAPTSKDRRTASTEAYNEYLLGQQFFRRNNVEGFRRAKQSYEKAVALDPGYAPAWAALALATFWVADSADTLTAVTAGQERAVEAADKAIALGGNLPDGYLARGFVRVPIQWDFEGARADLQRALSLKPDDPDVLSTYAQVVLRPLGRFPEAIAALRKAAELDPLNARVWGVLGSTLSAGGDFGAARDALNRSLEISPDQSFTSFHLGTTFLLEGQPAAAMAIYPRSTNEIFRLAGIAMAEHSLNHPRESQRALEEMISRFGHAGAYQIAQVYGWRGEKDRALEWLERARVQRDGGFVNVKIDPLLRGLRGDPRYTALLVRTHMPLD
- a CDS encoding 2-oxoacid:ferredoxin oxidoreductase subunit beta → MQIESRTTQLGKQRRPALTVKDFKGKADPDWCPGCGDFGVLNALKTAVAELGLLPHEVLTISGIGCSSNLPGYINTYGMHTLHGRALAVATGAQLGNHDLKILVTGGDGDGFGIGGNHFVHVMRRNVDLTYIVMDNQIYGLTTGQVSPTSRKGMKTKSTPFGSVENAVNPIPMAIVCGATYVARGFSGQQKQLVALIKGAIEHRGFAFVDVFSPCVTYNHDNTHEFFKQRTRKLEEMGHDPADRRAAIEKGGEWGETIPIGLFYKNDDVPSLDELEPVLTEGGALAHRPLEVSSENARALVEELL